In one window of Penaeus monodon isolate SGIC_2016 chromosome 36, NSTDA_Pmon_1, whole genome shotgun sequence DNA:
- the LOC119595795 gene encoding inter-alpha-trypsin inhibitor heavy chain H3-like produces the protein MVRMPTHSVFVLDVSLSMKGQQFEHMKGAVDAMLGELRSEDTFELLVFSADVKSLGLFNGTRSHKKKVKRMMKRLEPMGNSYLNPAYHEALRKATAYDRKNVARKVVMVSDGWGTLGQTDPEVIRATLRAANTFNIPIFGVVFGPDADLRLIEQVSADSGAWALRVYPPAGVKEQVRRFFQEISSPLLVDVAMAYPQEQLYEELLVRRENSNYFYSGSEMVTAGVLTPNTPDFHPVVTGRGRFGLVRLEVTRIDSRYQNIPMGGVGIVSRIWAYLKVQDLLAKMAASEDPSVIVRLHYTLQDLATRNHFVTEYTPLMVMLPNLG, from the exons ATGGTGAGGATGCCTACCCACTCGGTGTTCGTCCTCGATGTGTCGCTCTCGATGAAGGGGCAGCAGTTCGAGCACATGAAGGGGGCCGTCGACGCCATGCTCGGGGAACTGCGCTCGGAGGACACGTTCGAG CTGCTGGTGTTCTCGGCGGACGTGAAGAGCCTGGGCCTGTTCAACGGCACTCGCTCGCACAAGAAGAAGGTcaagaggatgatgaagaggcTCGAACCGATGGGCAACTCCTACCTGAACCCGGCGTACCACGAGGCGCTCCGGAAGGCCACTGCTTACGACAGGAAGAACGTGGCCAGGAAG GTGGTGATGGTGAGCGATGGCTGGGGCACCCTTGGCCAGACGGATCCGGAGGTGATTCGCGCCACGCTGCGAGCTGCCAATACCTTCAACATACCCATCTTTGGAGTGGTTTTCGGGCCCGACGCTGATCTGAG actgaTCGAGCAGGTGAGCGCGGACAGCGGCGCGTGGGCCCTGAGAGTGTACCCGCCCGCCGGAGTGAAGGAACAGGTCCGCAGGTTCTTCCAGGAGATCTCGTCGCCCCTGCTGGTGGACGTGGCCATGGCCTACCCGCAGGAACAACTCTATGAAGAGCTCTTGGTTCGGCGGGAGAATTCGAACTACTTCTACTCAGGCAGCGAG ATGGTCACCGCCGGCGTCTTGACCCCGAACACCCCCGATTTCCATCCTGTAGTGACGGGTCGAGGTCGTTTCGGGCTGGTACGACTCGAGGTGACCCGAATCGACTCCCGGTACCAAAATATCCCGATGGGGGGCGTTGGTATCGTCTCCAGAATTTGGGCTTACCTTAAAGTGCAG GACCTGTTGGCGAAGATGGCCGCTTCGGAGGACCCATCGGTCATTGTGAGACTGCACTATACCTTGCAAGACTTGGCCACCAGG AATCATTTCGTGACTGAGTACACGCCACTGATGGTGATGCTTCCCAACCTCGGCTAG